The Pagrus major chromosome 17, Pma_NU_1.0 genome includes a region encoding these proteins:
- the LOC141011518 gene encoding cysteine-rich venom protein codes for MFALLISVLTLHHVHAACNVTELCPATNETVQNEIVNLHNHFRRNVSPNATNMLKMNYSDEVAVSAQAWVDRCILAHGAPSTRTLKGYELGENLFYSSKPLSWTDVITAWHNEESKFTYPLGDWKTTGHYTQVVWNSSYRVGCGMTYCTNDDVYFYACHYYRAGNFRGWPPYKNGESCASCPDDCEDKLCTNPCPYINHFLNCPNMKKTTGCGNKWVSAWCPASCKCPTEIIPIG; via the exons ATGTTTGCGCTCCTGATTTCCGTCTTGACGCTGCATCATGTTCACGCTGCCTGCAATGTG ACAG agctTTGCCCAGCAACAAACGAAACGGTTCAGAATGAGATCGTTAACCTGCACAATCATTTCAGGAGAAATGTTAGTCCCAATGCTACAAACATGCTGAAAATG aaCTATAGTGATGAGGTAGCAGTTAGTGCTCAGGCCTGGGTTGACAGATGCATTCTGGCTCATGGTGCACCCAGCACCCGCACGCTCAAAG GATATGAATTGGGTGAGAATCTGTTCTATTCATCCAAACCATTGTCATGGACGGACGTCATCACTGCCTGGCACAATGAGGAGTCAAAATTCACGTATCCCTTAGGAGATTGGAAAACCACTGGTCACTACACACAG gTGGTGTGGAACAGCTCCTACAGAGTTGGCTGTGGAATGACATATTGCACCAACGATGACGTCTATTTCTATGCCTGCCATTACTATCGAGC AGGAAACTTCAGGGGATGGCCACCTTATAAAAATGGAGAATCGTGTGCCTCCTGTCCCGACGATTGTGAGGACAAACTCTGCA CCAACCCCTGCCCTTATATAAACCACTTCCTCAACTGtccaaacatgaaaaaaacaactggatgCGGCAATAAGTGGGTGTCTGCCTGGTGTCCTGCTTCATGCAAATGCCCCACTGAAATTATTCCAATAGGCTGA